atgaaatataaatcggTTTTGTTCGTGAATTTAACCAGCACAAATATATTCTCTTTAATATTCTTTTCGTCCTCTAAAGATTTATGTTCATTCATGGGATTTTCGCTTTCAACGGGAATTCCATCAGTGACCTCCAAAGCTGTTTCCTCGTTGTTGAGATCGTCACCAAAATCAAAGGATTTGTCAGAATCAGCCAAGCTGTAGGAACCGTCTTCACTGGATGATAAACTTATCTTTCGCTGCTTTTTAGCTTTTGGATTGcgcaatgtttttgtttttttacaaagCTTTAGCTTTGGCAACTTGGATTTATTAACGCTTTGTTCTCTCAATTCCTCTAATCGTGATTTTTCTGGAGAATCTGTATATATTCTTGACTTGCCTTGGTTTTTACTTaagattttcttcttcttcagtaCGGGAAGCGGGCGGATAACCTCTGGAGAAAAACAATTCGGTTCAGATGGCGGCCTCCGGATAGCATCAGTTGGCAAGCAATTCTCAATACGTTCGGCTTGATTAGTTTCGATGGTAACATCAGAGCTTATTTCGATTTCAGAATGGGAAAAGTCACACtcagaaaaaattaatgaattatatggaaatattcCAGTGGCTGAAAATCCTTTGATAATATTGTCGGGAGAAAAAGTTCGCAAAAATGGAGTCCTTGTTAGATTTTCTATATcagaaatttcgattttctttcCCGGATTGTTGATcataaaatcattaaatgaTTGCTTACAAAAATTCTTGAAAGGTCCGAATACCGATACATGAAGTGGCTGAAGTTTGTGTGAGGTATGGGGTGGGAAAGATAGTAAACATATTCCATTTTCTCGACTGTAAATGACGCTGTTTAGACTACAATGGGAAGCATGGTTGTCCATCAGAAGTAGAACAGGATCGTCTATTACCAGATCCGTTAACAATCCCTACCATAGTTACTAAACTTCCCCGCTCTGCAGATGCGGCTTGCGATACGGTTCGCTTTCTTTTTTCAGCTATAACCTAAAAGTGTTTGTAGAACTTGAaggttatttgaaatataaaaatgaagtaattCTTACTTTAGGAGAATCCAAAACAGTACTTATTTCAGTCTCATCTATGTTGTAAATTCGGTCAGAAgtaaaattgtatactttttttaagtttgaaaaaaataaagaaaccgcttcctgagaaaatgcaaaaaggcGTGATATGCTGGTGTTTTCAGGTTTTCGTAGACTTAACTCATTATTTCTATGCATGAAGCATTTCAACCAATCAATTCCAGCTTTATTCTCTTTGTCCCAGCTTGggggatattttattttatatttagaaacATATTCGAAAACGAAACGTCTAGCCAAGTCATACGTTAACCCGTGATGAAGGCTAGaagttttttttgaaatataccgTTAAATCTCTTTCTTGCGCAGCTGTAAGAACTTGATTCGACGAGTATTTAGACTGATAATCCTTCACAAGTGTTGTGCGCTTTAATCCATATTTGCGGGCAGCGCTtgctgttgttttcttttttctttttatatccTCCAatgcttttttcatattttcctcATCAATTGTTTTGTTGGGAaacttctttttatatatatttggcatcTCAATAGCTGTAAAATATTCTTAACTAAGTAAAATATACCAGGGAGGCTTCGACAACGTGTCGAAACCTCCCCAAAAGGTGTTGTCGAATCCTCCCTTGTGCGATTACTTACATTTTTCGCTTTGAAAActacacaaaattatttattgaaaaatcttaaataacagcaaatcacacttttattataatatgtttGGGGAAAAAACGAAAGTAATAGgtcttaaaatgtattttttacacACTAATACTTACgatttttacatatacacacttgaaaaatagaaaaacactcCGTACACCACCGTGTTCAAGAAATGACTGAATAATTCATATGAAAGCATCGCAGTCAACGTCGCCACTGTTTGTTCTTGGAACTAAACCAATAGCAGTTATAAAGCATGCCAAATTTGAGAAAGACGAAGCCTCCCACATGTCGAAGCCTCCCCCTTCTACCCTATCATCAGGTTTAGTTTTTCCTTCGTAGATTACAACAGGAAATACAACAGATTTATTACAGCTAACCACTTTCACTAAAATTGGCCATAATTGTTTTTGTGAAGATTCGAATAGAGGTAATCCGTCCATATTTATGTCCACTATGATTTGAAGTAAACTCGAAATCCcttcaattttttgtatttggttttgtaaaccaaaatatattaaatcaccAGGAGATACAtcttttgttgatattttttccaAGTTTACTTGCATCAAAGTAGACGGACTTAACGGATCATCTAATCcactttcatttaaaattttcaaaagtgcacgcagatttttataAGATATTCTTGCATCTAATTGTAATTTCCTAATTTTTTCAAGGAATGTTCTTGCTTTCGGAATTTCGTCATGAATTTCACAATTAAAGCTGTCttcaattgtgttttcaagaatGGCGTCATGACGCTCTTCTACCGCGTCATTTGGATTTTCGCTaccacttaaaaaatattcatcacGCTTCTTCTTCACTAATCTTCTCATGTGCCTTTtagaataacttattttttattgattattttaatttaattatataaattatagcaattacacttaaatttttataaatttttgttcaacACTCACAATTCAAAACGACACGTGTTCACTTGCAGCCTTTATTCTTTTTTGCGCTCATTAACATAACAAGtgaatatttagtatttagtcgTCATTCGGCAATGCAAAACTACATGCCACCATCTAGTCACATTGGTTTAGATAAAAAGTAGATTTTTCTATCTATCTTTATACCACTGATTTCGTGTTATAGGACCAATGCTTTTTGCAGGGATACTTCACTCTTTATCGACTGCGCTAATTAGATATTATGAGATGTTGTCGTTAATTTCCTctctttaatatatatttttcattaaaacaatgcAGTTTCgtgttttacaattatttattgttcCGAAATAGAAGgaataaaatattagtaaataagaTTAAATAAGTATACCAAATGTAACGTTGGTCCTTCAGTTCTCCTTGATGTTAGTGGTGATGTCACCTTCCCTTGTAACTTCAACTGGATTGAACTGCAAATTGAATTGATTGACTGAATTAGCTGAACTcactgaactgaactgaaccGATGCGTCGGTGGTGCTGATTCTTTTATACTGCATTTGAGCAGTGGCGTGATCTACAATCGAAGATCTTATTTCGTTTGGCGCCGTATTTCTTCAGGTCGTAAATATGATCATTTTACGATTTTGATAATTGATGCGAACCGAAAATATTAACAGTGCGAATTATCAAGTTAATCATTTATTGTCCGTATCATGTTGAATAAATATTACTCCAATTAGTATGCTGCTTGATTTGATCAGTATGCTTATGTCATTGCTGCTCCCGTAATGTTACGTTAAGTGTTCTTTGTGTTTAATTGTGTGTTCGCTGTTCCTGTGTTGCTGTGGTGAGGTGGATGATGTAACTACAGTGAAAGCTCGCTAATCCGAATTAATGATTGCACACCCCAATTCGGATTAGCGAAATATTCGGATTAGTGGataggctatatttatgtattttatttcacataagATGACGCCATTCGAAAATAAAACTCGGGATAGTActtcagaactaattttatttattattatatttttaagaaagaatattgcttacaccttatttattatgtttttttaacgaaatttgtGATGCAAGTTTGTTTCTGTTTCAATACACATGCTTCTAAAGCTTTATTACGCATTTCCTTGAGTACTAATATTTGATCAGTGTCTATGCCTCGTTGCTTTGCCCAatctatacttatatttaaagcTTGTACAGCTTCATGATTTTTAACGCGCTTAATCATATTAGATTCTGCTTCTTCGTCTTCTGTAACCAATTCTGAGGTACTACATGCAACCACACTACTGCCAGAGTCATTAATCCAGGCAAGAACTTCATCTTCAGAAAGTTCCACGTCAGTATTGCGGCGAAATAAATTTGTGATTGCACGAAATTCTTCATTTTCTTCAAAACGAGCCGAAAGGTCACTCTCCGGTAATTCTTGTTGTAAGACTGACAATGGAATGTTATCTTCTGAAGCTCTGGGTATGAATATTTTTCCAACAGGACTTTAGAGTGGAATCCGATACCCTGCTCCAAGATCGCTTAAGCAATTCACAAGCGTCGTACATACTgaattgtttcaaaaaaatgtcaGTACTGTCTGATTCAGAATTGACCAATTCACACAAGAGGtcttttttgtaataaagtttAGTCAGGCGTATCGCATTTTGATCCATAGGTTGGATAATGCTAGTACAATTTGGAGGGAGAAACATAGTTTTATATTGTCCACATTCAGATGCCAACGGCTCCCCATGACATGTTGCATTATCCAATATCAATAGACCTTTTTTCGGCAAATTATTTTCAGTCTGATAGTTTTTTACCTGTGGTATAAACGATTTGAAAAACCATTCAGTAAAAATGTATGTTGTCATCCATGCATTTTTTGATGAGTAATATTCAATCACCCTTTGTTTTTTAAATGACCGAGGGTTTTTTGATTTACCAACCACTGCAATCTGTAGCTTGTGACTTCCAGTCTTATTAGCACAACATAAGAAGGTGATTCTCTCTTTGCTCATTTTGGTGCCTGGAgctgatttttctttaaaatgcaCTAAAGTTTTGTCTGgaaacattttccaaaaaagtcCAGACTCATCAGCATTATAAATTTGGTCGTCCAACAAATTTTCAGCTTCAATTACATTGTAGAGCTCATTTTGAAAAGCAGGAACAAGATCTGGTCTAGCAGATAAAGACTCTCcgcatatttttaagtttcgtaCAGAAAATCGTTTCTTAAACTTTTGAAACCATCCATCGCTAGCTTTAAACGAATCATTGTTATACATTTTCTGATAAAGTGATTTTGCCTTTTGTCGTAAAACTCCCGCTGAAATCGTTTGATGTCGTGACCGCTTCTCTTCAAACCAAGCATATAATTTTTGCTCAAACTCCTCGTACTCACCCGTTTTGAGTGTCTTGCGCTGCTTCAAAAGTTTTTCATCAGAATTCTCagcaaatctgataaaataggtATGTATACAATTAACTCATTTTTGTAAGATACTTTAGTACATAATACGGATTCTATACCTCCTaatattttcggaatttttttttatgtcacAAATTGTAGAAGTTCCTACACCATATTTATCTGCCAAAAGTTTTCCAGATTGTCCGCGGTCTATCTCTTGTATTATTTTAATCTTATCAGCTAGTGATAATGTTTTATGTGCACGTCTTTTTGCcatattgtaatttaaattgatgTCGTCGCGTGTAATGCTATTCCAgaactaaaataataacaaaataaatcattgaacatgcattcatttgtacatacatacatgtgtatgcataTCAAATGATGTcccttcttaactggcgtagaaaccgcttacgcggttatagccgatgTCCCGTTAGTTGTAAAATTCCATTCACACTTCGAGAACATGTTGAAACAGGCTTTCTACGTTGTTTGCACTTATGTATGTCAAAACAAATATGTGCACCTACGCTACAAAaggatagaaaaattaaaattcggaTTAGAGAGCGGCAATCAATGCGGACTATAGAATATGCAACGCGTACTTTATTCAATTCGGATTACTGGATAATTCGGATTACACACCGTTCGGATTAGCGAGCTTTCACTGTATATGCATTTCAATTCGATGTCTTCGTGTATTTGATTTGTCTTATCAGAGAAAAAATATCCATTAGCATTAAATTCGAATTGGAATTGCTGAATGAAATCATATCCAACAATAACTTCATTGTTTGTTTTACTGTTGTATACGTCAAGAAATGTATGTGGGATTTTGgtatataaatgattattgtTTACCAAAATCTTTATTTGAGTTCTAGCTGATAAATGCATCTATAAACCTCATTCGCCTATCTACAATAGCCTGAAAAAATAGCCagttaataattattatcatgcaaaaaagttaattgtttACCTGTGTAATGATGGAATACGTTCCCTTTCGGTTACGATAGCTGATTTCATCTTTGATTGGCTGCGAAATTGGAATATGAGGTACGTCGATGCATCCAATTACAAAAGGAATAAGGATTATACCGCAGGTTTGTAAATTCTTcatttacttgtttttgttccaCTGCAGTTTTGGGAAATTTGAATACATGTCCCTTCAAGCGGcaaattattttaactattttcagaaaCACCTTATATGCGAGGCCATCTGCCACACCAAACCGATAGCTGACATCTCTGAAAGAGCAATTATTGCTTAGCTTCCAAATTGTTATTTGTAAAGCTTTTTTCAACGTTATTGCTATACGTCCAGTTTCACTTGAATTCCACCAGGGCTTAATCGTAATCTGCAACTTCTTTACATTTGGGGTATTAGTTTTATAAacttactcaatactctacgtattttataataaatacctaAAATGTACTTTTCTTCATTCGAAAATGGGAATAAAATACATCGTCTTCCATTCTATCGATAAccttacaaaaatttttggtttttggaatTCTCCTCCGTGAATTTTCGCTGAGCTAATAATGCAAAACGACGgcgttttcttttgtttattatatttttgataacacTGGTGCTTGATTCTCTATTATCAGTTCCTACAGCCCCACGCACAAACAGCTTGGCTGCACCCTTCAGCAACTGTTTCTCATATACGAACGTCTGTAAATCGTTCCACCCTACTGTCTCCGAAACTTCGTTGAACTCTTCAACCCAGTGGTACACGTTATAGGTACCATCTCCATAAAAACTCGATATACTATCCTCGACATCACGCAACGTAAATAACACCCTATTCATACTTCTACCCTCTGTAGTGTATAACGAATTTGCTGATTCGTTATCACTTCCTACCTCATCTCCAAAAACCATATGTTGCAACAATCTCATTTGCAAATCCTTCTTTCGGCCAACTACACTCAAGTTCAGTTCCCTCAACTTCTCTCTTAGCATGTCAACAGTCATACCCTTTACAGTCTCGGCGTCCATCTTACAAACTGTTTCTTTATATACTTATGCGTGTTCTTATATTATTTAGCGATAATATGTGGACCtactatttaattacaaaacgtATGGTATTCGAATTTACATGTGTTTCAAAACATTGCTTCTACGCGTATATCTAATACATTATAATGTGTATATTAGGGTATCCCAGACAACAagggcaaaattttttttttcgaatttactTACGCATACCCACTTGACGTTAAACTTGAAATATGAAAGTTAGTATGGAAGCTTTGTAGGGATTGcggattaaaatatttatgtactcaATAATACAccgttttacatatattttatatttattgagtatttataaataacattatattattatttactaaattttcttttcaaagttTTCTTTTTACAATCCGGATATATCTGTCTGTGTTCTTGAACGCAACATAACAAAAATATGCTTTTGTTCCTCGTCGACGGTGATTAAGCCATGAAAGTCTTGCATTAACTTAACCGCTCTTTCAGCGGTATCGTAAACTGCTCTCAGTGTGTAAACCTTCTTTTTAGCATATTGGAACGAAGCATTATTTGGCCATGTAGGTGAGACTCATTAAGAAAGCTATCATCAACTATTTTAAGTCGATTGAATAAAGATTTGCTTTTTATTGAAACAAAGTCATCGATGTTTTTCTCTGAAATAAAATGCGACagttaacataaaataaaataaataaaaactaaaattattgacTCTCATACTAACCGTAAAGTGGACCACAAAGTTCGTCTTTCGATGGTATGTAGCGTTTACCGTTGGCCGATGGATATTCTTTAGTTAAGTTATCAACTATCTTTACTTTAGTTTCTTGGTCAACGTCATCGTCAAATAGAGACAAGACAGACACTTCATCTGTCAAATACCATAAATGCTGGCAAAACTTTTGTAAAGCTGCCTTTGAGATATTTTTATCGATTATTTCGTAAGCTTTCATGGCTTTTAAAAAGCATAAGTCTTGGAATGGTGCTTTAACAGCTAAAATACATTGCAGCCAAGGCTTGACGTAGGATGTCACGATGAACAGGCAAACGTCTAACAAAGCTGCCTTGTCCTTTTTTGAAATTCGTAATTGAGAGCTaagtaatgaaatttttaatgaataaattgctCTTGCCATCCATCGGGCTTGGTGCATTGCCCCTGGAGGCCGGATTCTAATTTTGATCTTTGTATCTCCGCgaagaaatattattgaaagctCAATTAATTCTCGATAATCATCTCTAGCGATTTCTTTAGTCAATTCAGCTTGGTAAAATGCTAATAGTTTATCAATTTCTGACCTGTATTTTCTGGGGATCGATATTTTTCTAGTTTTCTCGAAACTTTTTCAATAAAGGTATATCGGGGCTTGTAGTTATCTGGGGAATTTTAGCTTCAAATACACCTTTTAATACCAATTCGTAGATATGATGACggcaaacaaaaataagtatcTCTCTGTCTAATTTCTGTTCTAAAAGCACACAGGCCCCATTAATACGACCTGTGTTTGATGCCGTTGTATCACAACCAAGGATCTGCACTTTATCTGCAAGATTCCAGTCAATGATAGAATTCCAAACAGCCTGTGACTGTTTGCATTTTGAAGAACTGTCCAATTTTGGCACAGCAATGAGTTGTTCTTTATTATAATACGAAATAACTATTGGGAGACGTTCTTCTTtagatttacatatgtacgtgtatctAAAGCCGGTAACAGTTTTCCATCCCAGTGAACAGTTACAGTGTCCGGAACCTCGTTTTGATAATAATCCTTAATAGCTTCTGCGCGCTCTTTTCGCTTTTCCTTGCGAATTCTTTGAATGGAAGACTTGCTAATAGGAAATTCGTCAGTGTTATGTCCAAGTGCCTCAATAGTCGCTGCAATAATAAACACAGAATGTCGCATACTTAACTGACACATATCTAATGCTGCCCCTAATTTTggagtaatgaatttttttcttatataagtTTTACTAGTATGCTGCTGTGTCGTGTCAGTTGGAATGAACAGATTTTCTTGTAGATCAATTACTTCAGAATCGGAAGATACATTTTCTTGTAGGGGCACAGAAGATGATGTCGAAGAAGTTAATGATGAAACATATTTAGCTCGCCTCTTTTGCTCTTCAAGGTTTCTAAGACGTTACTTCTCCTccttttctgtaaattttttgtcCACTCCAGCCAAGTGACCAAGTCGACCTGGTTGTCTCTGTTGCTGCAAGAAATCTCTATCTTCACTTATCTTTATTAACGGTAGCGCATCCGCGTGTGCAATATCAAACAAGTTACCTCTTGTCGACGCTGCTCAAAAACTGCTTGTGTTTTGTTTGCAGTTTTTTGTAAATCTCGCCAAACTTGGTACAAGGTTACCAATTTTTTAACACAGTTAGGAAATGATTTAATCGGTATACgtgcctttttttattttattgaaatttatttatttgaaaataggaACTTCTTCTTAGaattatatgtaataataatatatattacatgaATATAGACATAAAGTTTACTATAAatgaacactttttatttttggcacaaTCCCTCCAAAACTTGCCGCAAATCCAACATTGCCTCAATCCTCTCCTTGTCAACTAgtaatttttcctttttgatCAGCATAGTTTCTTCGTGCCGAATCTGCTCCTTCCGCGcttcttctttaaaaaaaatccaatgtCTCAGATGCAATAGTTTTTGGTCGTTTTTTTCGGCTGACACCTTCTGCCTCACTTTCTTCCGCGCACCTTTCCTCCTCACTCACTCCACTTTCGACTAAAGATTGCAGTGAGCTCTGGAGGTTTCTTATGGGGGGCTCAATGGAGTGCCTATTTCCAAAAACGCTGTCAAAATCTTTGAAATATTCCCATGTCGTGGCACATCGACCTATCGCGTCGTTACGTTCTTTAATCCTCTTATACGtcgcaaacaaatttaaaaattttctttgcaTAAATTCCTTTGTTTGGGACACTTCGGGATTTATTAAACGCATATTTTCGACGACCTTACCCCATAGTACGGACTTTTTCCTCCTCCCGCCAGCAAACTCGGGCTCCAGGTCAAGCCGGGACCTTACTAGCAGTTGAGTAACCggtgaatttaatttttcactgaaaatataaaatacgataatgtatttttccatattcaagtgaatataataattaatatgtattattaaattcaataaataccaCTTTTACTTACCTCTCTTCTTCCATTATTGGCCCGCagtacaaaaatttttgatgcAAAATGATAACATTTGGCGCGCATCAAGTGTCAAATTTTTACTCGCTCGAACGTCTGACTTTTGCacgagttgccacatttttacaTCGAATATGATGTTTGCGCAATATTTCGCAGTATTGCCAAGCTCGAATAAGCCCTACTTGTCCATTAGAGGGAAGTTTGACCCTGTTATTTGATGTTTGACGTCtcctattaaaaatattccctTTTTATAACTAAGTAATTCCACTGACAAGTTGACCGAACAAAGACAATGCgtttactaataaaataaacaagcaaTAACAGCGGTGAGCAACAGGCGTAGCAGCAAAGCGGAACAGACAGATACGCCtttgacatatttatatatacactagAGTGtcccaaaaaattgtttttggatttttgcAACGCAAAAATTGTTCTActatgctctctctctctcctgtGGATTACCACTTTTATGTACGCTTCATTGTACTACTTGATGTTTCGTTCTCCTTTCGTTGCTGACGCCTTTTCCTTATTGGCGTTTGATTGAAGTTACCGTTGCTGTTGACCGTTCACTATTATGAACACTTCGATGTACCCCTCTATGTTTCATTTTCCTTTCGTTGCTGACCTTTTTCTAATTGGCGAAACTGCTTCCCCTTCGTTCTAGTACTGCTATTCCGATTTGACGACCGTTGCGATAGCTGTCAGAATTGGCGTTCTAACGGTATCGACTACTGCAGCCTCGCACTGCAAGCACAGTTTTTCACCATCGACTTCTGCGACAAAAGTTCGCAGATTTGGTTGGAATTTCGCCAACCCGTTTTTTAATGTCCGATACAAAAGATCACCGACATTCCGTCGAATAAACACTTAACCGATTCACTATTCAATTTGTCTTTATCACGCTGCTCCTGGGCCATATCGCTTATATGCCCGTTCGCCAATTTCGTTGGAATTTAGCCAAATCACTTGAGCATCCCGGACGAGCCTCCACTTTGTAGAAAGATCTGCCATCGGGCAGAAGATTCTACGGTTTTCCCGGACCCATTGGCGACTCGGTTAAAGGAAAGAGATTCGTTCTTTCCGAAACGTTAATtcatactttatttaattcttttgcACAAACTTAACGTTAATTACAAAGTTAAAGGACTTATGAAATACTTATAAACGACTGTATGTTACCGCGCACGCGGTATAAAAGCGAGTGATCTACTCTCcaccatgtacatatgtaactcaTCTTAGAAACCATGATGACCGCCAGTTACAGACACTATTCGATCTATTATATCGAAATTCGAACAGGTGGCTGCCATCTGTTACGCTATGACTTTAATTCTAACTTATAACCCCACGGAAATATTGTGCCTTACCTAGTTTATCGAACATGCTGTCTATGTTCGGTATTGGAAATTTATcttcttaaataaattcaatataacCTCCTCATTCTGCTTTATCCTAAATCTTCTCTACTGACaaatgatatttattatttaacctCGTTAAAATGTTCGAAAGTTCATAATATGTTTGAGTAATTGTCGTATGCTGTATTTTCTCTGCACGTTCCCTTAGTTGTAGAAATGTATCCATTTCTCCAAAAATTCTCAattaaaatcttctttatagttTCCCAATCTGTATTCTCAATGCTATACCTAAATAAAGTTGTGTTTGATTTTCCTACAATTTTGTCTGTCACttgtaaaattataaactttttcgACATTATATTATAACCTGTCATACTATTTATCACGATTTCAACCTTACTTATAAATTGGACTAATTCTGCGCTACTATCTCCAGTATACATTATAATAGCTATAactattttttaccaaaaaacgaTCTTATATCCATTTTCAACCaattgattaatttaaatatattctacttctttattatattaaatattgattaaaaacCACCTTTTATTCTTTCCGCCACGCAGTAAGTACTTTCAGAGTTTGCAACGAATGAA
This portion of the Zeugodacus cucurbitae isolate PBARC_wt_2022May chromosome 3, idZeuCucr1.2, whole genome shotgun sequence genome encodes:
- the LOC128920338 gene encoding jerky protein homolog-like, producing the protein MAKRRAHKTLSLADKIKIIQEIDRGQSGKLLADKYGVGTSTICDIKKNSENIRRFAENSDEKLLKQRKTLKTAGVLRQKAKSLYQKMYNNDSFKASDGWFQKFKKRFSVRNLKICGESLSARPDLVPAFQNELYNVIEAENLLDDQIYNADESGLFWKMFPDKTLVHFKEKSAPGTKMSKERITFLCCANKTGSHKLQIAVVGKSKNPRSFKKQRVIEYYSSKNAWMTTYIFTEWFFKSFIPQVKNYQTENNLPKKGLLILDNATCHGEPLASECGQYKTMFLPPNCTSIIQPMDQNAIRLTKLYYKKDLLCELVNSESDSTDIFLKQFSMYDACELLKRSWSRVSDSTLKSCWKNIHTQSFRR